Proteins found in one Quercus robur chromosome 2, dhQueRobu3.1, whole genome shotgun sequence genomic segment:
- the LOC126715775 gene encoding 26S proteasome regulatory subunit 4 homolog A-like isoform X3, translating to MGQAPSGGLNRPGGDRKSDDANKKEKKYEPAAPPSRVGRKQRKQKGPEAAGRLPAVTPLSKCRLRLLKLERIKDYLLMEEEFVANQERLKPQEEKNEEDRSKVDDLRGSPMSVGNLEELIDENHAIVSSSVGPEYYVGILSFVDKDQLEPGCAILMHNKVLSVVGLLQDEVDPMVSVMKVEKAPLESYADIGGLDAQIQEIKEAVELPLTHPELYEDIGIKPPKGVILYGEPGTGKTLLAKAVANSTAATFLRVVGSELIQKYLGDGPKLVRELFRVADDLSPSIVFIDEIDAVGTKRYDAHSGGEREIQRTMLELLNQLDGFDSRGDVKVILATNRIESLDPALLRPGRIDRKIEFPLPDIKTRRRIFQIHTSRMTLADDVNLEEFVMTKDEFSGADIKAICTEAGLLALRERRMKVTHADFKKAKEKVMYKKKEGVPEEL from the exons ATGGGTCAAGCCCCATCAGGCGGGCTGAACCGCCCAGGCGGAGATCGCAAATCCGACGACGCAAACAAGAAGGAGAAGAAATACGAGCCGGCAGCTCCTCCATCTCGCGTGGGCCGCAAGCAGCGGAAGCAGAAGGGCCCAGAAGCCGCAGGTCGTCTCCCCGCCGTAACGCCCCTCAGTAAGTGCAGGCTCCGTCTCTTGAAACTCGAGCGCATCAAAGACTATCTTCTAATGGAGGAAGAGTTCGTGGCCAACCAAGAGAGACTCAAGCCCCAGGAGGAGAAGAACGAGGAGGACCGATCTAAGGTCGACGATCTCCGTGGGTCCCCCATGAGCGTCGGAAATCTCGAAGAGCTCATCGATGAGAATCACGCCATCGTGAGTTCGTCGGTGGGGCCTGAGTACTACGTTGGGATTCTTTCGTTTGTCGATAAGGATCAGCTCGAGCCTGGCTGTGCTATTCTTATGCACAATAAg GTCCTTTCTGTGGTTGGGCTTCTTCAAGATGAGGTTGATCCCATGGTGTCCGTGATGAAAGTTGAGAAGGCTCCACTGGAGTCATATGCTGACATAGGTGGGTTAGATGCCCAGATTCAGGAAATTAAAGAAGCAGTGGAGCTTCCTCTTACTCATCCTGAACTGTATGAAGACATTGGTATTAAACCCCCCAAAGGAGTCATACTATATGGGGAGCCTGGCACAGGAAAAACCTTGCTTGCCAAG GCAGTGGCAAACTCAACGGCAGCTACTTTCTTGCGCGTGGTTGGAAGTGAATTAATCCAGAAATACTTGGGTGATGGGCCTAAATTAGTCAGGGAACTCTTTCGAGTTGCAGATGATCTTTCACCATCAATTGTCTTCATTGATGAGATTGATGCAGTTGGCACAAAAAG GTATGATGCACATTCAGGTGGTGAACGTGAAATCCAGAGGACAATGTTGGAATTGCTGAACCAATTAGATGGTTTTGATTCAAGAGGAGATGTCAAAGTGATTCTTGCTACAAATAGAATCGAAAGTCTTGATCCTGCCTTGCTTCGTCCTGGTAGAATTGACAGGAAGATTGAATTCCCTCTGCCAGACATAAAAACAAGGAGACGTATTTTCCAG ATACACACATCAAGAATGACATTGGCAGATGATGTCAACTTAGAAGAGTTTGTGATGACTAAAGATGAATTTTCTGGGGCTGATATCAAAGCAATTTGTACCGAGGCTGGCTTGCTTGCATTAAGAGAGCGCCGTATGAAG
- the LOC126715775 gene encoding 26S proteasome regulatory subunit 4 homolog B-like isoform X2, with protein MGQAPSGGLNRPGGDRKSDDANKKEKKYEPAAPPSRVGRKQRKQKGPEAAGRLPAVTPLSKCRLRLLKLERIKDYLLMEEEFVANQERLKPQEEKNEEDRSKVDDLRGSPMSVGNLEELIDENHAIVSSSVGPEYYVGILSFVDKDQLEPGCAILMHNKVLSVVGLLQDEVDPMVSVMKVEKAPLESYADIGGLDAQIQEIKEAVELPLTHPELYEDIGIKPPKGVILYGEPGTGKTLLAKAVANSTAATFLRVVGSELIQKYLGDGPKLVRELFRVADDLSPSIVFIDEIDAVGTKRYDAHSGGEREIQRTMLELLNQLDGFDSRGDVKVILATNRIESLDPALLRPGRIDRKIEFPLPDIKTRRRIFQIHTSRMTLADDVNLEEFVMTKDEFSGADIKAICTEAGLLALRERRMKVTHADFKKAKEKVMYKKKEGLLEGLYM; from the exons ATGGGTCAAGCCCCATCAGGCGGGCTGAACCGCCCAGGCGGAGATCGCAAATCCGACGACGCAAACAAGAAGGAGAAGAAATACGAGCCGGCAGCTCCTCCATCTCGCGTGGGCCGCAAGCAGCGGAAGCAGAAGGGCCCAGAAGCCGCAGGTCGTCTCCCCGCCGTAACGCCCCTCAGTAAGTGCAGGCTCCGTCTCTTGAAACTCGAGCGCATCAAAGACTATCTTCTAATGGAGGAAGAGTTCGTGGCCAACCAAGAGAGACTCAAGCCCCAGGAGGAGAAGAACGAGGAGGACCGATCTAAGGTCGACGATCTCCGTGGGTCCCCCATGAGCGTCGGAAATCTCGAAGAGCTCATCGATGAGAATCACGCCATCGTGAGTTCGTCGGTGGGGCCTGAGTACTACGTTGGGATTCTTTCGTTTGTCGATAAGGATCAGCTCGAGCCTGGCTGTGCTATTCTTATGCACAATAAg GTCCTTTCTGTGGTTGGGCTTCTTCAAGATGAGGTTGATCCCATGGTGTCCGTGATGAAAGTTGAGAAGGCTCCACTGGAGTCATATGCTGACATAGGTGGGTTAGATGCCCAGATTCAGGAAATTAAAGAAGCAGTGGAGCTTCCTCTTACTCATCCTGAACTGTATGAAGACATTGGTATTAAACCCCCCAAAGGAGTCATACTATATGGGGAGCCTGGCACAGGAAAAACCTTGCTTGCCAAG GCAGTGGCAAACTCAACGGCAGCTACTTTCTTGCGCGTGGTTGGAAGTGAATTAATCCAGAAATACTTGGGTGATGGGCCTAAATTAGTCAGGGAACTCTTTCGAGTTGCAGATGATCTTTCACCATCAATTGTCTTCATTGATGAGATTGATGCAGTTGGCACAAAAAG GTATGATGCACATTCAGGTGGTGAACGTGAAATCCAGAGGACAATGTTGGAATTGCTGAACCAATTAGATGGTTTTGATTCAAGAGGAGATGTCAAAGTGATTCTTGCTACAAATAGAATCGAAAGTCTTGATCCTGCCTTGCTTCGTCCTGGTAGAATTGACAGGAAGATTGAATTCCCTCTGCCAGACATAAAAACAAGGAGACGTATTTTCCAG ATACACACATCAAGAATGACATTGGCAGATGATGTCAACTTAGAAGAGTTTGTGATGACTAAAGATGAATTTTCTGGGGCTGATATCAAAGCAATTTGTACCGAGGCTGGCTTGCTTGCATTAAGAGAGCGCCGTATGAAG
- the LOC126715775 gene encoding 26S proteasome regulatory subunit 4 homolog B-like isoform X1, which translates to MGQAPSGGLNRPGGDRKSDDANKKEKKYEPAAPPSRVGRKQRKQKGPEAAGRLPAVTPLSKCRLRLLKLERIKDYLLMEEEFVANQERLKPQEEKNEEDRSKVDDLRGSPMSVGNLEELIDENHAIVSSSVGPEYYVGILSFVDKDQLEPGCAILMHNKVLSVVGLLQDEVDPMVSVMKVEKAPLESYADIGGLDAQIQEIKEAVELPLTHPELYEDIGIKPPKGVILYGEPGTGKTLLAKAVANSTAATFLRVVGSELIQKYLGDGPKLVRELFRVADDLSPSIVFIDEIDAVGTKRYDAHSGGEREIQRTMLELLNQLDGFDSRGDVKVILATNRIESLDPALLRPGRIDRKIEFPLPDIKTRRRIFQIHTSRMTLADDVNLEEFVMTKDEFSGADIKAICTEAGLLALRERRMKVTHADFKKAKEKVMYKKKEGVPEGLYM; encoded by the exons ATGGGTCAAGCCCCATCAGGCGGGCTGAACCGCCCAGGCGGAGATCGCAAATCCGACGACGCAAACAAGAAGGAGAAGAAATACGAGCCGGCAGCTCCTCCATCTCGCGTGGGCCGCAAGCAGCGGAAGCAGAAGGGCCCAGAAGCCGCAGGTCGTCTCCCCGCCGTAACGCCCCTCAGTAAGTGCAGGCTCCGTCTCTTGAAACTCGAGCGCATCAAAGACTATCTTCTAATGGAGGAAGAGTTCGTGGCCAACCAAGAGAGACTCAAGCCCCAGGAGGAGAAGAACGAGGAGGACCGATCTAAGGTCGACGATCTCCGTGGGTCCCCCATGAGCGTCGGAAATCTCGAAGAGCTCATCGATGAGAATCACGCCATCGTGAGTTCGTCGGTGGGGCCTGAGTACTACGTTGGGATTCTTTCGTTTGTCGATAAGGATCAGCTCGAGCCTGGCTGTGCTATTCTTATGCACAATAAg GTCCTTTCTGTGGTTGGGCTTCTTCAAGATGAGGTTGATCCCATGGTGTCCGTGATGAAAGTTGAGAAGGCTCCACTGGAGTCATATGCTGACATAGGTGGGTTAGATGCCCAGATTCAGGAAATTAAAGAAGCAGTGGAGCTTCCTCTTACTCATCCTGAACTGTATGAAGACATTGGTATTAAACCCCCCAAAGGAGTCATACTATATGGGGAGCCTGGCACAGGAAAAACCTTGCTTGCCAAG GCAGTGGCAAACTCAACGGCAGCTACTTTCTTGCGCGTGGTTGGAAGTGAATTAATCCAGAAATACTTGGGTGATGGGCCTAAATTAGTCAGGGAACTCTTTCGAGTTGCAGATGATCTTTCACCATCAATTGTCTTCATTGATGAGATTGATGCAGTTGGCACAAAAAG GTATGATGCACATTCAGGTGGTGAACGTGAAATCCAGAGGACAATGTTGGAATTGCTGAACCAATTAGATGGTTTTGATTCAAGAGGAGATGTCAAAGTGATTCTTGCTACAAATAGAATCGAAAGTCTTGATCCTGCCTTGCTTCGTCCTGGTAGAATTGACAGGAAGATTGAATTCCCTCTGCCAGACATAAAAACAAGGAGACGTATTTTCCAG ATACACACATCAAGAATGACATTGGCAGATGATGTCAACTTAGAAGAGTTTGTGATGACTAAAGATGAATTTTCTGGGGCTGATATCAAAGCAATTTGTACCGAGGCTGGCTTGCTTGCATTAAGAGAGCGCCGTATGAAG GTGACACATGCAGACTTCAAGAAAGCCAAGGAAAAGGTGAtgtacaaaaagaaagaaggggtGCCAGAAGGGCTCTATATGTAG